Proteins from one Ricinus communis isolate WT05 ecotype wild-type chromosome 9, ASM1957865v1, whole genome shotgun sequence genomic window:
- the LOC8279841 gene encoding calcium-dependent protein kinase 33 → MGFCLSKEKRSQQHHYNGATGLQHQSREPVAYQSKSPAQPSYQFPSQTPGAQIPRKPVVPAPSPKPVHKPDTILEKPYEDVKLHYTIGKELGRGQFGVTYLCTEISTGKLYACKSISKRKLVTRNDKEDMKREIQIMQHLSGQPNIVEFKGAYEDKQSVHLVMELCAGGELFDRIIAKGHYSEKEAASICRSIVNVVHACHFMGVMHRDLKPENFLLSSKDQNALLKATDFGLSVFIEEGKTYRDIVGSAYYVAPEVLRRRYGKEMDIWSAGVMLYILLSGVPPFWAESEKGIFDAILQGDIDFESPPWPTISSSAKDLVRRMLTQDPKKRITSTQVLEHPWLKEGGDASDKPIDSAVLSRMKQFRAMNKLKKMALKVIAENLSSDEIQGLKSMFANIDTDNSGTITYDELKAGLARLGSKLTETEVKQLMDAADVDGNGTIDYLEFITATMHRHRLEREEHLYKAFQYFDKDNSGFITRDELETAMKDYEMGDDATIKEIISEVDADNDGRINYEEFCTMMKTGNQHQGKLF, encoded by the exons aTGGGTTTCTGTTtaagcaaagaaaaaaggtctcagcaacatcactataatGGTGCTACTGGATTGCAGCATCAGTCAAGAGAACCTGTTGCTTACCAATCCAAATCCCCAGCTCAGCCATCCTATCAGTTCCCCTCTCAGACACCTGGTGCACAAATCCCAAGAAAGCCTGTTGTTCCAGCTCCAAGCCCAAAACCCGTCCACAAGCCAGACACAATTCTTGAAAAACCATATGAAGATGTCAAGTTACACTATACAATTGGGAAAGAATTGGGTAGGGGTCAGTTTGGTGTAACTTATCTTTGTACTGAGATTTCAACTGGAAAGCTATATGCTTGCAAATCAATATCCAAGAGGAAACTTGTTACCAGGAATGATAAGGAGGATATGAAGAGAGAGATTCAAATTATGCAGCATTTGAGTGGGCAACCCAATATTGTCGAGTTTAAAGGTGCTTATGAGGACAAGCAATCTGTGCATCTAGTGATGGAGTTATGCGCTGGTGGTGAGTTGTTTGATAGGATTATCGCTAAGGGTCACTATAGTGAGAAAGAAGCTGCTTCTATATGTAGGTCTATTGTGAATGTTGTTCACGCTTGTCATTTTATGGGTGTGATGCATAGGGATCTCAAGCCTGAGAATTTCTTGCTATCCAGTAAAGATCAGAATGCCCTTTTAAAGGCAACTGATTTTGGACTTTCAGTGTTCATTGAAGAAG GAAAGACGTATCGAGATATAGTTGGAAGTGCCTACTATGTCGCTCCTGAAGTATTACGACGCAGATATGGAAAGGaaatggatatttggagtgcaGGAGTCATGCTTTATATCTTACTTAGTGGTGTACCTCCATTTTGGGCAG AATCGGAGAAGGGCATATTTGACGCAATTTTACAGGGAGATATTGACTTTGAAAGTCCACCATGGCCAACTATTTCTAGCAGTGCGAAGGACCTGGTTCGCAGGATGCTGACACAGGACCCAAAGAAAAGGATTACTTCTACTCAGGTCCTAG AGCATCCATGGCTCAAGGAAGGTGGAGACGCATCAGACAAGCCAATAGACAGTGCAGTTCTTTCAAGGATGAAGCAATTTAGAGCAATGAACAAGCTGAAGAAAATGGCACTGAAA GTCATTGCAGAAAATCTTTCTTCTGATGAAATCCAAGGTCTGAAGTCTATGTTTGCAAACATTGACACTGATAACAGTGGCACCATTACCTATGATGAACTAAAGGCAGGGTTGGCTCGACTTGGATCAAAACTCACAGAAACTGAAGTCAAGCAGCTTATGGATGCT GCTGATGTCGACGGAAATGGGACAATAGACTATCTTGAGTTTATCACTGCTACAATGCATAGACACAGGCTAGAAAGAGAAGAACATCTTTACAAAGCATTTCAATATTTTGACAAGGACAATAGTGG GTTCATCACTAGAGATGAGCTAGAAACAGCAATGAAAGACTATGAAATGGGAGATGATGCGACAATTAAGGAGATAATATCTGAAGTTGATGCGGATAAT GACGGTAGGATCAACTACGAAGAGTTCTGTACAATGATGAAAACCGGAAATCAGCACCAAGGCAAACTCTTCTAG